In the genome of Candidatus Angelobacter sp., the window GGGGGGGGGGGCGTTTACTTTTGCCGAGGGTCAGGTTGTGGGGCCGCGTTTATGAGAAGCCGCGAGACAGGCTTCATGCTTGCGGGGAGTCGTGTCCGTTCCAAAACGACCGACGACGCGGTTTATCCTGACTCGAAGAGTAAACGCGGCATTCATGGAGGTCGCGATGAATTCATCGAATGAGCCGGACCGGAAATTAACCAGGCGGGAGACGGAGATTCTGGAGCTTCTGGCCGCGGGCCTTCCCGCCAAGGAACTGGCGGATAAACTCGGAATCGCGGTGAGTACGGCCAACCGGCATTTGCATCATATCTATCACAAGCTCCACGCCAAAAACCGGGTTGATGCCGCCCGCTTTTACGACCAGTGGATTCGCCCCCGGCGTGAAAACTGAAGTGGCCCGGTCCGGAGAAAGGCTGCTGGCCGTCCGCAGATTGGAAAACCGGCGTACCTACTTTTTGGTACTTTGCACGGCGACATTTTCTGTTAGCATGCTCGCTTAGGAAAAAGGCCATGAATTGGAAAAGATCGTTTCTGTTCATGTCGTCCAGTGAACGTCTGGCAGCCGTATTCGTGTTGATTCAGCGCGTTTTGCGGAGACTGCGTTGCCACATGCTGGTTCTCGGCTTGGGCGTTGGGATAACGCTTACCGTGCGTGCGGTGCTTAGGGAGCAGTATTCGCAAGAGAGACGCCAAATTGAAGCTCAAGCGCGGGAAAATCGAGTCCGACAAGTGGCCGCCGTGTGGAATGCCTTTCAATATACCGACATCTCGACGAAAGACCTCTCGGAAAATGTTCTTGCCAAACCCGCCTTGCAAGGGCTGCTGCTCACACGGATACAAAGGGAGCGACTGAGAATTCGTTTGCCCGACATTCTTAGCTACCTCGGAAATCCCACTTGCGATGCATATATGCGTCTGAAAACAAATGAACTGCATTACAAATTCGTCCTGACTACCGATACCGAGCAGTTCTTACAGAATGGTAATCCGCCAGTAGCTTCGGAAGCGGAGACTGTCACGCGGGCCTTATGGCATAAAGTGACGAACCCGCACGGTGATGCCGGTCCCGGGCTTACGGGGATTTGTTTGGAGCGTATTCGAGCTGCGGTTACTCACACGAACTCACCCGGCTCCTTCTTCAGCGGCGCGGTGGCGCAGGGCTTCACGATGGCAAAGGCGGCGATTGATCCGGGCTTTCGATATGGTATGCAGACCACTGGCGGAGGGAGCAGCGACGAGGGTCCATTCTTACTTCTGAGTTTTTTTGCTCACGCGAATGCGTCAACTAATGCGGCTCCGGTTTATCTGAGTTTGTACTGGTCTGATGAGGACCAGCAGTGGGCACCTTCACGGTTATTCACGGATGTGCTGCTGAACATCAACCTGCTATTCTAACCATGTGCCGTCCGTTTTACCGCCACGGTCCCCTGCTTTTGGGTGCCTTGTTTATTCTGGCAGCCATTAGCAAGCTGCTGCATCCGGGTCCGGCCACGGTGGCGCTGGAATCACTCCGCGTGCCGACCATCTGGGCTAAAGCCATCGTCGCTACGGTAACGTCCTTGGAACTCTACTTGGGAGCTGTTTTGATGCTTAAAGTGGATTTAAGGTATGCGCTGATCTTCTCCACCTTCGTCTTGTTCGTCTTCACTGCTTACCTGTTTTATCTCTCGACGTTGGCCCATCCACCCTCATGCGGGTGCTTGGGCCTGATGGGGATTTTCCAGAACAGCCGACAAGAGGCGCTCCTCGGACTTGCGCGAAAC includes:
- a CDS encoding helix-turn-helix transcriptional regulator is translated as MNSSNEPDRKLTRRETEILELLAAGLPAKELADKLGIAVSTANRHLHHIYHKLHAKNRVDAARFYDQWIRPRREN
- a CDS encoding MauE/DoxX family redox-associated membrane protein, with the protein product MGTFTVIHGCAAEHQPAILTMCRPFYRHGPLLLGALFILAAISKLLHPGPATVALESLRVPTIWAKAIVATVTSLELYLGAVLMLKVDLRYALIFSTFVLFVFTAYLFYLSTLAHPPSCGCLGLMGIFQNSRQEALLGLARNCALLWAIKWTYDRHFPNGASSSGTHTDTDRVQSLIASP